Genomic segment of Gemmatimonadaceae bacterium:
TTCCGGCGCGTGAAGGGCTACCGGCATCTGCCCTTGCTGAAGCAGGCGCTCCATCGCAAACTCTCTCTCACCAACGCCGCCGCTGCGTGAGCGGCTTCCCAGCGACACTGCCTGAATTTCAACTACGCTCAGGACAGACCCCCCCGGCGAACCAGAACGCCCTGCCGATGATTCGTGCCATGGTCCCCTCACGATCGAGTTGCCGCCCGCACGGCCCGCCTTCTATATAATGCTGGACGTCTCTCTCTTACCGGGCGTTAAGGTGAACTTCTCCAACCTCTCCCACCTCCTCTCCGCCAACCCCCTGGCCGCCCTCCCCCTGGTCTTCCTGGGCGGCGTGCTCACCAGCCTCACGCCCTGCATCTATCCGATGATCCCGATCACGATCGCGATCGTCGGCGGCCAGAGCGCCGACCCCTCCGCCCCACGCGCCCGCCCCCTCTTCCTCACGCTCACCTACGTGGCGGGACTGGCGCTGGTTTACTCCGCCCTCGGCCTCTTTGCCGGACTCTCGGGCACGCTGTTCGGAACCATCAGCTCCAATCCGTGGTTGTACTTCCTGATGGCCAACGTGCTGGTGCTCGCGGCGCTGGCCATGCTCGACGTGATCCCGGTCCGCATGCCCACGGCGCTCCTCGCCCGGGCCAGCGCCGCCGGCTCGGCAGGCAAGTTCTCCGGCGCCTTCGTCATGGGCGCCGTCTCCGGCCTCGTCGCCGCGCCCTGCTCGGCGCCCGTCATGGCCGCGGTGCTCACCTGGGT
This window contains:
- a CDS encoding cytochrome c biogenesis protein CcdA is translated as MNFSNLSHLLSANPLAALPLVFLGGVLTSLTPCIYPMIPITIAIVGGQSADPSAPRARPLFLTLTYVAGLALVYSALGLFAGLSGTLFGTISSNPWLYFLMANVLVLAALAMLDVIPVRMPTALLARASAAGSAGKFSGAFVMGAVSGLVAAPCSAPVMAAVLTWVSTTKSAVLGFLYLFVFSLGMSTLLVVLGASSGSLARLPRAGAWMVWIKKFFALAMLAVAEYYLFKMGQLVI